In Diceros bicornis minor isolate mBicDic1 chromosome 13, mDicBic1.mat.cur, whole genome shotgun sequence, the sequence TCTCAGAGATCTTTTTTTTATACTTATAACTTACAGATATTATTTCATATAATATCAAATACAACattaagatataatttttaaaatgctacctGGGTTCCTCAAAGACTCAGGGATCTAGCTTCTGGGGCCTCTGTGAGGTGAGAGCTGGGGGTCAAGAAGAAGCTCAAATGCTGCAGCGCAAAGTGAAGCCCAGGGGATCTGCATTCCGCTCCCTTTCAGAGCTCTGGGTGGAAAGCGCTTTTCAATGTGCCCTCCTTGGAAATGAGGAGTGGACCAGATCACATCCTTGACTCCACCCAGATCTTTGTGCCAGGGGCATATTACACGAGCTGGGGATTGGATGGGTCAAAGTCAGAGCTAAGAGGGCAGGGCCTGCAAGAGCTGGGAGAAGGGCCTAGTCAGCAGGGAAAGATGGCTGAGCTCCTCAGGAGCAGTTACCAAGCCGTGCCCACGCAAAGAAACAGACCACAGGTCACCCCGGCTGCGGACGTGTCAGCAGAGGCAGTGAAGAAAAGGGCCCAAGGCCCAGGGGAAAGGCTAGATCCCTCCCCTGGCAGCCTACACTTAACCGACCCCTCCTCCAACGCCACAATGAGAGCACATTGAGGAggcagaggggaaagggagaCACCTTGCCTGAGAGACGAAACAGTCATGACGGGAAGTTCAACTTTTGAATTGATTAAGTACTCATCCAAATACGTTTCATTTATTCTGGGACCATTTAATACCTCAAGTGACCAAGTGTTCCCCTTCTCTTAACCCCATAGAAATGGAGCTCCAAAGAAACATGAGCTCAGATACAGAATACTACATTCTTTACAAATCTGCACTATGTCTACATTTCAATCGTCTACATATGTACATTTTTACATGTACACACAGAGGTAAATGCACAGAGCAAGATCTAGAAGGATTCATAGCGCCCTGATAAAAATAGTCACCcctggagaggggagggaaggaagagtgcTTCTGATTCTACTGAAATACATACATGTATTCCTtgtatgttttagaaaaaaataaatgaaaaccttaagagtttacaaataatatttaaGCGCTGACTACATGCTGGCACAGTGCTAGGTGCCGAGCAAACAAAGTCTTAGTAGGGAGACTCTTTCAGCTGTTTTCATTTCCTCGTGGGCTGATGGGTTCATAGTCATTGGCAAAAATTATCTGTGGACTCTTTGATGCTGCTTTAAGTGATCAGATCGTGCAAAAGTCCTGTTGCATTTGGTACACAGGTAGGGTCGCTCCCCACTGTGCTTTCTCTTGTGTCTGCTGAGCTCATCTGAACGGGAGAATTTCCACGTGCATCCCTTCACATCGCATTCGTAGGGCTTCTCCCCTggaccagagagagaaagagagagacttgtCATGCTTCAGGATAGCGTGGGACAGGGAAGCTGAAAGTGAATGcagaagaaaaatgttttgagCATGTTGGCGTGGGAGAGGGAGAGCCAGCGGAGAGGAGACCGGAGGGGGTGAGTGAAAGACGAAGAGAAGGAGGGCACCATGAGCTGGAAGGATAAGAGGAAAACTgtgaaggagggaaaggaagagaaaaagaaaaataggaggaaaagCAGGGGTCAGCAGGAAAGTCAGTAGGGGAATAAGGAGGTTGAGGGAGGGGTGTGTCTGTTGGGCCTAAAGAGAGTCCACGGAGTGACAGTCCGAGTAGAGGTAGGGTCAAGACCATCCTAAGAGGGCAAACAAATCCCTCCACTTATTCCCATCATCCCAGCACAGTCAACACCACAAAAGGCTGCAGCGTTTGGCTCTGGCCCAGAACTAGAGTCTGTCCTTAGGACTGCTTTATCCACCCTTTCAAATTTGCCAACCTTTTCTAGTGGTCCCAGACTTACGGGGAGGTGGCAACAATCTCAAATGATCCCAAAACTTTACAAGACACAAATCTTTAGTCATTTGCCTGCCACTCTCATCCCTTGGCCCTCACTCACCAGTGTGTTTGCGCTCATGGATTCGGAGGTGGGAAGGCTTTGTATACGATTTCCCACAGTCCTGGTATGTGCAGGTGTAGGGCTTCAAAATGTCAGGATTCTTCTGGAACTGACATCTCTGGGTCTTGAGGTTCCACTTCTGCTTTTCTAGAGATTGTCCTTGGATCAAATGGGAACTTGGAAAGTACAGGAATCCTGGGTATGGCAATGACGATCGATGTGGCATCATATGGCCTCCACAGAGAGCGTGGTCATCAGTGAAGGCTGTCATATGGTCCCCCTTAAGGGTCATCATCTGACCACCATAGAGGGTCTTGTCACAACCGAAAGTCACCATCTGGCTCCCATAGAAGGTCTGGTCACCACTGTATGTTGTCATCTGGTCCCCAGTGAAGGTCTGGGTACCAGTGAAGGTCACTGTATAGCCCCCTTTAAGCGCTGTCATCTGGCTTCCATAGAGGGTCTGGTCCCCAGTGAAGGTCATCTGGCCTCCATAGAGGGTCTGGTCATCACTGAGGGTATTCACCTGCTCTTCACACACGGTTGTCATCTCTCTCCTATTTAGGGTCTGGTCACCACTGGAAGTCATTGTATGGTACTCAGTGAGGGTGTGGTCCCCACTGAAGGTCATCTGGCCTCCATAGAGGGTCTGGTCATCACTGAGGGTCTTCATCTGGCTACCTTCATTGAGGATTGTCATCTTGTTGGCAGTGATGGTTGTCTTTTGGCAATCACTGAATGATGTCTTCGGGGTGTCAGTGACATCTGTCCTCTGGGAGGTTGCTGTGGGTTTTCTCTGATCAAAGGAGGTCACCTGGCCCATGGAAAAAGTCTCACTTAGGTCTCCAGGGGGCATATCAAGGGCTTTAACAGGGGGTGGTGTTGAGTTCTGGACAAGGACTATCCCAGGGATGTTAGAACAAGCAGAAATCAGAATTGTGGGGGAAGTCATTACCTGGCTCTGGATTGACTCATGTTGGCTGTCCTCACCATGGGCAGTCAGAGGTATAAAGAGCTGTGGCTCTGGTGCAGCTGGGGTTCTTGCCTTAAGTGTCTCAGAGAGGTCCTGGAGGAACTCCTCAATTTCCTCAAATGTCTGAAGGAAAGAATCCATGGAACTCTCATTGCTGTTGCCTGATAACTGAAGTAAATCTTCAGCTGTGGGATCCTGCAAAAAAATTAGAAGTTCAGGCGTCAAATCCCCAATTCCACACACTCTTCCTCTCCACCCCCGCTGACCCTATCCTAGTCTAGCCCACCCTCATCTCTTGCCTAGAAGCCTGCAATTGCCTCTTGATTGGCCTCTCTGAGTCTGGAATTGACTCCATCCAATGCACCCTCCAGACTCAGCCAGGGTAAcatttctaaaatgcaaactCTTACCATGCTACTCCTACCTCCTAGTGGAGGTGGGACTCTAGATGAATGCATGAATGCCCCACCATCCCCTGCAGAGATCTTGCCCCAGAGACTTTTCCAAAGATGCCCCACCTCCCCAGACATTGTACTGGAGATTTGGTTAAATTAATGAACTTTCAAACATATCTCATTTCATTCCCACCATGACCCCAGCAGATAGGAGCCACAATTAATcccattttaaagaagagaaaacagaggtcCAGGGAGATGAAGTGACTTGGCCCAAGTGGAAGACTCGTAACTTGAATTGGACTTATCTGGCTCTGGGTGCTCACAGACCTGCATCCACTGTGGATCTTCTCCCCAGAGACCTCTCTGGATGCTCCCAGGGACTCTAGCCTCCTGAGAACCATCTTGGAAAGCATCAGTTTCCAGGAACCATTCCAAGAAGTAGTTTCTTTAGAGGCAGAGGTCTAATGTACATATGACTAAGGTTTATACTTCTATTCAAAATGGCCATTATTATGCTTCTAGGTTTCCTATACATCCGGTATCAGGCTTACAGTTATCTCCCAAAAGCCATCATGTGAGTAGCCTCACATTATTTTCATCCTGTACACCTCTTTCCAGATCTTGTCCTACTATAGCCAGACCACTCCACTCAGTTTTGCCATGTCCCTGTCCTGTCTCTTGCTCAGCCTGCCTCACTCAGCCAAGTTACATCATGTCTTATCAAATAGGATCTGCTTTCCTATTCCTGCCCTATCCTGACTCTCAGAGCAGAGAGACAGCCATGATAATTTCCCCAGGCTTTATTCAGAACTTACAACCATACTGCCATTGAACATGGTAGACTGAGGGCACTCTGAAGTCCTCTTCTTCTACACCAAATGCATAGAAGTGATAGATGGCTttacatttaattaaatataCAATCATGCTTGGCAATAAATggaattttccaagccacaatgtCAGAAGGGGCCAGGGTCACTTGAAGGTGTGGGCTGAGGGCACCTCTGTGAGGCCAATGCCACTGTGGTGCCACTCCACCAAGAGGCGCCATCAAACCTAGGGTTTCTCTGAAATGATGGCCTCATTGAAAGTCAACCTCTAACAAGATCTTACTCTGGTACTTCCTTTCCAACCATTCCCATCCTTGTAATAGTGTAATTCTTGTCTACTCCCCTGATGCCACCACTGGACTGGAAGCTCCTCAAGGCCAGAGAACCCTATTTCCCCCTGAGCAGAGTCCAACAGATCCTGCTGGGAGAACCTCAGAAAACAGGGAGCCAGTGAAGGACTTCTGATTCCCACTGCCCCAGCTCTAGGTCTGCATCCACTCCCAACACTCAGGCCTTCAGGACAGCAGTCAGACCCCTCCTGGCTTTAAGGATTTGTAAATCAGTCCTGGATTTTCAAGAGTGAGGTCAGcaaggccccgtggcttagcggttaagtgcacatgctccgctgctggcggcccgggttcagatcccgggcgcacaccgacgcaccgcttgtcaggccatgctgtggcggcgtcccatataaagtggaggaagatgggcacagatgttagcaaagggccagtcttcctcagcaaaaagaggaggattggcatggatgttagctcagggctgatcttcctcaccaaaaaaaaaaaaaaaaagagtgaggtcAGCAAGATGGAAGAGTAGAAGGAACCATCATTcatctccccccaacacacacagaaaacaattaGACAGCAGTCCTCAAGGAAAATAGCTCTGGGAGGGCTCAAGGATACAATTAAGAACCTACAGCAGAACAgtggagaaaaaaacagaaaataaccccACAGAAAGGATCACTGGAAGGTTGTCTTAACTGAGACATCTGGAGATGGCTAGGAACAAAGAAGAAGGGTAAAGTTTATAAGTAACAGGCACACGCAGTTGCCATCACCGTCCCCAGGACCCTACTCTGAGGAGGAATCCAGCAGCCTTTGCCACTGAGGACCTCAATGGTCCCCGTGACACCTGTGGATGACCTGCAGCTTTCATAGCAAAGAATCCCATAATGTTCATAGGCATGGACACAAGTGGCCTGCTCCACACAGGGTACTTGCAGCTTTTGCCCCTGGAGTAACTAATAGCCCTCACCATATGGATCCCAGGAAGGGAtaatatagctacaataatttttaatggatacacaatataaaaagatgtaaagtgtGACATCAAAACCATAAAATGTAGGGGAGGAGTAAAAAAGAAGAACTTTTGTATGCATCAAAGTTAAGTTATCAGCTTAAATACAactgttataactataagatgttttatgtaagcctcatggtaaccacaaagcaaaaacctatagtagatacacaaaagagaaagagaaaggaatcaaagtatATTGCTATGGAAAATCATCAAACCACAAAAGAAGACAACAGGAGAGCAAGAAAGGAACAATGGAACTATAAAACAGCCTGAAAGCAATTACAAGATGGCAATAGTAAgttcttacctatcaataattactttaaataaaatggatctccaatcaaaagacatagagtggctgaatgaataaaaaataagacccatctGCAGTCTGTCCCTCAGTATccacaggggattggttccaggaactCCCTCAGATACCAAACTCTGGTGGATGCTCAAGCCCCTTATATAAAGTGGCGTGGTATTTGCACATAAGCTACACACATCTTCCCATATACTtcaaatcatctctagattatttATGATAcccaatgtaaatgctatgtaaatagttgttatactgtattgtttagggcataatgacaagaaaaaaaagcctgtacagacacaaccatcataggcctttcaATCCACGATTGGTTGAACACACAGATGTGGAACTCGTGGATATGGAGCCCATGGATACAGAGGGCTGGGGGTATATGCTGCCTAtgagagactcacttcagctttaaggacacacataggctgaaagtgaaaggatgaaaaagatatttcatgcaaatggaaaccaaagggAGCAAGGATAGCCATACTATATCAGAAAAGTAGACtgtaagtcaaaaactgtaacaagagacaaaaaatgtcattatataatgataaagggatcaattaaTCAAGAGggtataacaattgtaaatatatgcacccaacacaagaGCACCTAACTATATTAATCAAATCttaacagatctgaaggcagaaatagacagcaacacaatagtagcaggggacTTCATTCCCCATTTTcaacaatagatagatcatccagacagaagatcagtaaGAAAATATTGAACTTGAACTACACTTTAGATCAAATGGACCTAATAGACACATACAGAATGCTTCCTCCAACAGcaagagaatacacattcttctcaagtgcacatggaacattctccaggataaatcatgttaggtcacaaaacaagttttaaaaatttaagaagattaagatCATATCAAGTactttttctgaccacaatggtatgaaactagaaatcaacaggaGAAagcctggaaaattcacaaatatgtggaaattaaacaacacactcctgaacaatcaatgggccaaagaagaaatcaaaagagagattaaaaaaatatcttgagataaatgaaaatggaaacacaacataccaaaacttatgagatgcagcaaaagcagttctaggaGAGACATTTATAGTGATAAACccctacattaagaaacaagaaagttctcaaataaacaacctatctttacacctcaaggaactggaaaaaaaacaaagtaagcCCAAAGttggcagaagaaaggaaataacgaaaatcagagcagaaataaatgaaatagagactagaaaaataatagaaaagatgaacaaaactaagagctggtttttttgaaaagataaacaaaattgacaaatctttagctagactgtgaaaaaaaagacaacattcaaataaacaaaatcaagtATGAAAGAGGAGACAATACAACTGATACTGCAGAACTACAAAGATCATAAGAtattactatgaacaattatacagcaacaaattgaataacctagaggaaatggttaaattcctagaaatatataaCCTACCAAGGTTGaaccatgaagaaacagaaaatctgaatagacttataACTAGTAAAGAGGTTGAATCAGTAACcgaaatctcccaacaaagaaaagctcaaGACCAGacgacttcactggtgaattctaccaaacatttaaagaagaattaatgccaatccttctcaaactcttccacaaaattgaagaggaaagaacCCTTTCAAACTCATTACGTAAGTGTCTGTCGacaagatgaatggataaagaaaacgtggtatatatacacaatggaacttattcagccataaaaaaagaagaaaatccagacattttcgacaacatggatgaacctggagtgcattatgctatgtgaaataactcaaacagagaaagagagatactgtatggtatcacttgtatgtgaggaaaaaaaagtcaaatccCATAGgatcagagagtagaatggtggttgctaggggttgcAGGGTGGGgaaatgggagatgttggtcaaagggtacaaactttcaattgtaagatgaataagttctgaggatctaacctatcacatggtgattatagttaacaatgctgtattgtatacttgaaatttgttaagagagtggaCCTTAAGCGTTCTCACCAAAAAGGCAACcacgtgaggtgatggatgtgttaactaccttgattgtggtaatcatttcatggcatatacatcatcatcatcacatatacaaatcatcatattgtgcactttaaatatatgccagTTTATTTGTCAactgtacctcaataaagctggggaaagtaaaaatgaaaagattttcagagaaggaaggaagga encodes:
- the LOC131412391 gene encoding Kruppel-like factor 18 isoform X1 — protein: MDSFLQTFEEIEEFLQDLSETLKARTPAAPEPQLFIPLTAHGEDSQHESIQSQVMTSPTILISACSNIPGIVLVQNSTPPPVKALDMPPGDLSETFSMGQVTSFDQRKPTATSQRTDVTDTPKTSFSDCQKTTITANKMTILNEGSQMKTLSDDQTLYGGQMTFSGDHTLTEYHTMTSSGDQTLNRREMTTVCEEQVNTLSDDQTLYGGQMTFTGDQTLYGSQMTALKGGYTVTFTGTQTFTGDQMTTYSGDQTFYGSQMVTFGCDKTLYGGQMMTLKGDHMTAFTDDHALCGGHMMPHRSSLPYPGFLYFPSSHLIQGQSLEKQKWNLKTQRCQFQKNPDILKPYTCTYQDCGKSYTKPSHLRIHERKHTGEKPYECDVKGCTWKFSRSDELSRHKRKHSGERPYLCTKCNRTFARSDHLKQHQRVHR
- the LOC131412391 gene encoding Kruppel-like factor 18 isoform X2 codes for the protein MDSFLQTFEEIEEFLQDLSETLKARTPAAPEPQLFIPLTAHGEDSQHESIQSQVTSFDQRKPTATSQRTDVTDTPKTSFSDCQKTTITANKMTILNEGSQMKTLSDDQTLYGGQMTFSGDHTLTEYHTMTSSGDQTLNRREMTTVCEEQVNTLSDDQTLYGGQMTFTGDQTLYGSQMTALKGGYTVTFTGTQTFTGDQMTTYSGDQTFYGSQMVTFGCDKTLYGGQMMTLKGDHMTAFTDDHALCGGHMMPHRSSLPYPGFLYFPSSHLIQGQSLEKQKWNLKTQRCQFQKNPDILKPYTCTYQDCGKSYTKPSHLRIHERKHTGEKPYECDVKGCTWKFSRSDELSRHKRKHSGERPYLCTKCNRTFARSDHLKQHQRVHR